One region of Malania oleifera isolate guangnan ecotype guangnan chromosome 6, ASM2987363v1, whole genome shotgun sequence genomic DNA includes:
- the LOC131157983 gene encoding mediator of RNA polymerase II transcription subunit 7a-like isoform X1, whose translation MAATATYPPPPPYYKLYKDYIDNPKSAPEPPPPIEGTYVLFGGSYTTDDVLPSLEEQGVRQLYPKGPNIDFKKELRALNRELQLHILELADVFVERPSQYARRVEDISLIFKNLHHLLNSLRPHQARATLIHILELQIQRRKQAVEDIKRRREEAQRLLKEALGTLDGH comes from the exons ATGGCAGCAACGGCTACATACCCACCTCCCCCTCCGTACTATAAACTATACAAGGATTACATTGATAACCCCAAATCTGCACCAGAGCCACCACCTCCTATTGAAGGCACCTATGTCCTCTTTGGTGGCAGTTACACG ACTGATGATGTGCTTCCAAGCTTGGAGGAGCAGGGAGTTCGTCAGCTCTACCCGAAAGGACCAAACATTG ATTTCAAGAAGGAATTGAGGGCGCTTAATAGAGAACTGCAGCTGCATATTTTGGAGCTCGCCGATGTTTTTGTGGAAAGGCCATCGCAGTATGCAAGAAGAGTGGAGGACATATCTCTTATATTCAAGAATTTACATCACCTTCTCAATTCATTGCGACCTCACCAG GCTAGAGCAACACTCATTCACATCCTGGAACTTCAAATACAACGTCGCAAACAAGCTGTAGAAGATATTAAAAG GAGGAGAGAAGAAGCGCAGAGACTTCTGAAAGAGGCACTGGGAACCCTAGATGGACATTAA
- the LOC131157983 gene encoding mediator of RNA polymerase II transcription subunit 7a-like isoform X2 — MAATATYPPPPPYYKLYKDYIDNPKSAPEPPPPIEGTYVLFGGSYTTDDVLPSLEEQGVRQLYPKGPNIDFKKELRALNRELQLHILELADVFVERPSQYARRVEDISLIFKNLHHLLNSLRPHQARATLIHILELQIQRRKQAVEDIKSFKL; from the exons ATGGCAGCAACGGCTACATACCCACCTCCCCCTCCGTACTATAAACTATACAAGGATTACATTGATAACCCCAAATCTGCACCAGAGCCACCACCTCCTATTGAAGGCACCTATGTCCTCTTTGGTGGCAGTTACACG ACTGATGATGTGCTTCCAAGCTTGGAGGAGCAGGGAGTTCGTCAGCTCTACCCGAAAGGACCAAACATTG ATTTCAAGAAGGAATTGAGGGCGCTTAATAGAGAACTGCAGCTGCATATTTTGGAGCTCGCCGATGTTTTTGTGGAAAGGCCATCGCAGTATGCAAGAAGAGTGGAGGACATATCTCTTATATTCAAGAATTTACATCACCTTCTCAATTCATTGCGACCTCACCAG GCTAGAGCAACACTCATTCACATCCTGGAACTTCAAATACAACGTCGCAAACAAGCTGTAGAAGATATTAAAAG CTTCAAGCTGTAG